A window from Meiothermus sp. CFH 77666 encodes these proteins:
- a CDS encoding AbrB/MazE/SpoVT family DNA-binding domain-containing protein — translation MKHPVVQQAVQLGVKGRLVLPAGVRRILQLQEGDRLLLRLRDDGVIELVKAQEVVMGNKGLLQRLYPALKGKTLAQELIQERRREALQE, via the coding sequence ATGAAACACCCCGTGGTTCAGCAAGCTGTACAGCTTGGGGTCAAGGGCCGCCTGGTGCTACCCGCCGGGGTGCGCAGGATTCTGCAGCTGCAGGAGGGGGATCGCCTGCTGTTGCGGCTGCGGGACGATGGGGTAATCGAGCTGGTCAAGGCGCAGGAAGTTGTCATGGGGAATAAGGGTCTCTTGCAGCGCCTCTATCCCGCCCTGAAGGGGAAAACCCTGGCTCAAGAGCTGATCCAGGAACGGCGCAGGGAGGCCCTGCAGGAATGA